The following coding sequences lie in one Alicyclobacillus curvatus genomic window:
- the ptsP gene encoding phosphoenolpyruvate--protein phosphotransferase, translated as MSMRYHGVAASDGIAIAPLFVLQEVSAQVIESHDVQVGEELSRLSDAATRTKAELVNLHDVALEKMGAENAQIFEAHLQILEDPEFIGAIRSMIETDSVNAEYALVTVSDQLVAIFENIEDEYLRQRSSDIQDISKRVLGHLQGGAASGLRDLTHSVVLAAKDLTPSDTVLLDKNLVKGFITDVGGRTSHSAIMARSLGIPAVVGLGDVVGGVEPGDVVIVNGFEGDVIVNPTEDELSAFTARMNRESEQAKGLLAFKEQPTVSADGHKVELAGNIGSPKDLEAVLDNGGEGVGLFRSEFLYMNRTTAPSEEEQFEAYRAVAEGLAGRPVVIRTLDVGGDKEIPYLDLPKERNPFLGYRAIRFCLDHVDLFKTQIRAVLRASHYGNVKMMFPMISNIQEIRQAKQLVEDAKSELRSTGHPFDEQMEIGIMVEIPASAVAADLLAKEVDFFSIGTNDLIQYTMACDRMNEQIAALYQPYHPAILRLVKMVIDGAHRHGKWAGMCGEMAGDLTAVPLLLGLGLDEFSMSASSILKVRQAIRAMSHEEAGQLAEDALQADSQEAVKELVASWKSAPMTTR; from the coding sequence ATGAGTATGCGATATCACGGTGTTGCCGCATCCGATGGCATTGCGATTGCGCCGTTGTTTGTGTTACAGGAAGTGTCTGCACAGGTCATCGAAAGTCACGACGTTCAGGTGGGCGAGGAACTGAGTCGCCTCTCAGATGCTGCCACGAGGACGAAGGCTGAGCTTGTCAACCTGCATGATGTGGCTCTAGAAAAGATGGGCGCTGAGAACGCACAGATTTTCGAGGCACATTTGCAAATCCTGGAGGACCCAGAGTTTATTGGGGCCATTCGGTCCATGATTGAAACGGACTCGGTGAATGCCGAGTATGCACTCGTAACGGTCTCTGACCAACTCGTTGCCATCTTTGAAAACATCGAGGATGAATATCTGCGTCAGCGCTCGTCTGACATTCAGGATATCAGCAAAAGGGTACTCGGCCATCTGCAAGGCGGGGCGGCGTCTGGACTCCGAGACCTGACCCATTCGGTGGTCCTTGCTGCCAAGGACTTGACTCCTTCAGACACGGTGTTACTGGACAAAAACCTCGTCAAAGGCTTTATCACCGATGTCGGCGGGCGGACCTCGCATTCGGCAATCATGGCGAGATCGCTCGGAATTCCAGCTGTGGTAGGGCTTGGCGATGTCGTCGGCGGCGTGGAGCCAGGAGACGTCGTCATTGTCAACGGGTTTGAGGGCGACGTGATTGTGAATCCGACGGAAGACGAACTATCCGCTTTCACGGCACGGATGAACCGCGAGTCGGAACAGGCGAAAGGACTTCTCGCCTTCAAAGAGCAGCCGACGGTCAGTGCGGACGGGCACAAAGTCGAATTGGCGGGGAACATCGGATCGCCAAAAGACTTGGAGGCTGTGCTCGACAACGGCGGAGAAGGCGTGGGTCTGTTTCGCTCGGAGTTTCTCTATATGAACCGGACCACAGCTCCTAGCGAAGAGGAGCAGTTTGAAGCCTATCGCGCCGTGGCAGAGGGCCTCGCAGGTCGGCCCGTTGTCATTCGCACCCTGGATGTCGGCGGAGACAAGGAGATTCCGTATCTCGACTTGCCAAAAGAGCGCAACCCGTTCCTTGGTTACCGGGCGATTCGATTCTGCCTCGACCATGTTGACTTGTTCAAAACGCAAATTCGGGCAGTACTCCGTGCGTCTCACTATGGCAACGTCAAGATGATGTTTCCCATGATCTCGAATATCCAGGAGATCCGCCAGGCGAAGCAACTGGTAGAGGACGCGAAAAGTGAGTTGCGAAGCACCGGCCATCCGTTTGACGAGCAGATGGAAATTGGCATCATGGTGGAGATTCCGGCGAGTGCGGTGGCTGCCGATTTGCTTGCCAAAGAAGTGGACTTTTTCTCGATTGGCACCAATGACTTGATCCAGTACACGATGGCATGCGACCGCATGAACGAACAGATTGCAGCGCTCTACCAGCCGTATCATCCGGCCATTTTGCGCTTGGTCAAGATGGTGATAGACGGCGCGCATCGCCATGGGAAATGGGCTGGTATGTGTGGGGAGATGGCCGGAGACTTGACCGCTGTCCCGCTGCTCCTTGGCCTCGGCCTGGATGAATTCAGCATGAGTGCAAGTTCGATACTGAAGGTACGGCAGGCAATCCGCGCTATGTCTCACGAAGAGGCAGGGCAGTTGGCGGAGGACGCTTTGCAGGCCGACAGCCAGGAGGCCGTGAAAGAACTCGTTGCGAGTTGGAAGTCAGCGCCAATGACAACCCGCTAG
- a CDS encoding mannitol-1-phosphate 5-dehydrogenase, translating into MKKAVHFGAGNIGRGFIGLLLHKADYEVVFADVVPALVEDIDTAREYRVITLDAQVEEERVSSVRAVMLDSTECRQEIVSADVVTTAVGLANLNSVATVIADGLVIRSQQAPDSTLNILACENAVRATSALKAAVLSHLNPVVQDWVLSHVGFPDVAVDRIAPNRAGYASQPLDAVVERFFEWDIEKPGLMASIEIPGATFVEDLDMFLERKLFILNGAHATAAYAGFHRGHKTVLEAMQDDYITQLVAAVQQEAAEGLVKRHAGLNLPGLFAYAASVRARFLNPHIHDDVDRVGRDPLRKLSANDRLVLPLHFAHGAGIETPALVKAIAFGFSYDNPADPASVEIQQDIKSSGIESVVRRVTGITEQAVVDAIANQYKSLS; encoded by the coding sequence GTGAAGAAGGCCGTACACTTTGGCGCTGGTAACATCGGACGCGGATTTATTGGACTCCTTTTGCACAAGGCTGACTACGAAGTCGTGTTTGCAGACGTTGTCCCTGCACTTGTCGAAGACATCGACACTGCTCGCGAATACCGGGTCATCACACTGGATGCGCAGGTGGAGGAAGAGCGTGTTTCAAGCGTCCGGGCAGTCATGCTTGACTCCACAGAGTGTCGGCAGGAAATCGTCAGTGCGGATGTGGTCACAACCGCTGTTGGGCTAGCGAACCTCAATTCAGTCGCCACAGTGATTGCAGATGGACTTGTTATTCGGTCCCAACAGGCCCCTGACAGCACCCTGAATATCCTTGCCTGTGAGAACGCGGTGCGTGCCACTTCCGCGTTGAAAGCCGCCGTTTTGTCACACCTGAATCCTGTTGTGCAGGACTGGGTTTTATCGCACGTGGGTTTCCCTGATGTCGCGGTCGACAGGATTGCGCCGAACCGGGCAGGGTACGCCAGCCAGCCGCTTGATGCGGTGGTCGAGCGCTTTTTCGAATGGGATATTGAAAAGCCGGGTCTGATGGCTTCGATTGAGATTCCTGGGGCAACATTTGTAGAGGACCTCGATATGTTCCTTGAACGCAAACTCTTCATCCTGAACGGGGCTCACGCAACAGCCGCATACGCAGGGTTCCACCGTGGGCACAAAACAGTTCTCGAGGCGATGCAGGATGACTACATCACGCAGCTTGTTGCGGCGGTTCAACAGGAGGCCGCAGAGGGGCTGGTGAAGCGTCACGCAGGGCTCAACTTACCGGGTCTGTTCGCCTATGCCGCTTCCGTGAGGGCAAGGTTTCTGAATCCCCATATCCACGATGACGTTGACAGAGTCGGGCGCGATCCGCTGCGCAAGCTGTCAGCCAACGACCGTCTGGTGCTGCCGCTTCACTTCGCGCACGGGGCAGGCATCGAGACGCCAGCTTTGGTCAAGGCGATTGCCTTCGGATTCTCCTATGACAACCCGGCTGACCCTGCATCTGTGGAAATTCAACAGGATATCAAGTCGTCTGGCATCGAATCTGTCGTGCGCCGTGTGACGGGAATCACCGAGCAGGCCGTCGTCGATGCGATAGCGAATCAATATAAATCTTTATCCTAA
- a CDS encoding HPr family phosphocarrier protein, translating into MERQVELRNRTGLHARPASIFVAEANKYQSQVFIEAKGKRVNAKSILGLLTLAMPKGTAMTIVTEGPDEEQALDALCNLVESGLGEGVSG; encoded by the coding sequence GTGGAAAGACAAGTAGAACTTCGAAATAGAACGGGACTTCACGCGCGCCCAGCGTCCATTTTTGTGGCCGAGGCCAATAAATACCAGTCACAGGTTTTTATCGAAGCCAAAGGGAAGCGCGTAAATGCGAAGAGCATTCTCGGCCTGCTGACTTTGGCCATGCCGAAAGGCACGGCGATGACCATCGTCACGGAAGGACCGGACGAGGAACAAGCTCTTGACGCTTTGTGCAACCTTGTCGAGAGTGGGCTTGGCGAAGGCGTATCAGGTTAA
- a CDS encoding BglG family transcription antiterminator, which translates to MAAQLTERQKHILYLLLETSAAVNMDELVRRLQVSRRTVQRDVNTMQGYLNTFGVVLRVLPDRLSLEGPSDDVLRMRQQTGKLPSTLTLAPRDRELHVAMDLLLEEGPSKLRYFGRQLQVTAASLSQSMDEVEAWLQGRGLRLIRKRGYGIEIDGDEAARREAIVELVYGQVDVPDLIALMQTANHGNSLLSAWFTRWFSHQRVDKVHDVLTEELAGSNPPLDEAAFYGFMLHVLLSVARIEQGASVQESEDAPAQLTQDVQTCSRILERLVGGARHLQAESAYLAKHLRGAKVLMTDESRILPLNITAMDLSYRMVKHLEETLRMSLAWDHALIAGMSQHLEPSLHRMKMGLVIRNPLLAEIQRHYPSFFEAMRDASDAVLKPYGLVVPDEEIGYLTMHLGASIERQRAERKWRTRIVCLNGISSAELLASRVQKEFPQLEIVSLGALEDADTEPFDLTLSTVPLRSMNKPVVTVSPFLTAEERQKVQSVLATLETNNAISPPRPTNDLPPDGVQAVQLSQMVGLREVSCQSMAELVQQISEEMAAEGVVTNRDVLAATILEREQMGSIVLPGKGLSVLHTRTDVLTRPQIRVYRLSTAVEVQGVANTTEIVDTVLVLLARMSESPSTIRLLGRLSSSLVTDADMVDVLRSGGLKTVQRRILQSLDKIEE; encoded by the coding sequence GTGGCTGCCCAGCTGACGGAGCGGCAAAAGCACATTCTTTATCTACTGCTGGAGACAAGTGCAGCAGTGAACATGGATGAACTGGTGCGTCGACTGCAAGTCAGTCGACGTACCGTTCAGCGCGATGTGAACACGATGCAGGGCTACCTCAACACGTTTGGGGTTGTCCTTCGTGTTTTACCTGACCGACTCTCCCTTGAGGGACCTTCCGACGATGTTCTACGGATGCGCCAACAGACGGGGAAACTGCCGTCGACACTCACACTGGCTCCGCGCGATAGAGAATTGCACGTCGCTATGGACCTTCTCTTGGAAGAAGGCCCGTCGAAGCTGCGCTATTTCGGCCGACAATTACAAGTCACGGCGGCAAGCCTCAGTCAATCGATGGACGAGGTCGAGGCATGGTTACAGGGACGGGGACTTCGACTTATCCGTAAACGGGGATATGGGATTGAAATCGATGGGGATGAGGCGGCAAGGCGCGAGGCGATTGTGGAACTGGTGTATGGTCAAGTGGACGTCCCCGATTTGATTGCGCTGATGCAGACAGCCAACCATGGAAATTCCCTTTTGTCTGCCTGGTTTACAAGGTGGTTTTCGCATCAACGGGTGGATAAGGTTCACGACGTCCTCACAGAAGAATTGGCCGGGTCCAATCCACCGCTTGATGAGGCGGCCTTTTATGGGTTCATGCTGCATGTTCTTCTGTCTGTCGCTCGCATCGAGCAAGGGGCGAGTGTTCAGGAAAGCGAGGATGCGCCGGCGCAACTGACGCAAGACGTTCAGACGTGCAGCCGGATTCTCGAGCGACTCGTCGGAGGCGCTCGCCACCTTCAAGCGGAGTCGGCATATCTCGCGAAACACCTGCGCGGCGCAAAAGTACTGATGACGGATGAGAGTCGCATTCTACCCTTAAACATTACAGCGATGGATTTGTCTTACCGGATGGTCAAACACCTCGAGGAGACGCTTCGCATGTCTCTGGCTTGGGATCACGCTTTAATCGCAGGCATGTCGCAACACCTCGAGCCATCTTTACACCGCATGAAAATGGGGCTCGTCATTCGCAACCCGTTGTTGGCAGAGATTCAGCGTCACTACCCGTCGTTTTTCGAAGCTATGCGTGACGCCAGTGATGCCGTCCTAAAACCGTATGGGCTCGTGGTTCCAGATGAAGAAATTGGCTACCTGACCATGCACTTGGGTGCATCGATTGAACGCCAGCGCGCAGAACGAAAGTGGCGCACCCGGATTGTCTGCCTGAACGGCATCAGCTCCGCAGAGCTGTTGGCAAGCCGCGTTCAAAAGGAGTTTCCGCAGCTTGAGATTGTCAGTCTGGGTGCGCTCGAAGATGCGGACACCGAACCTTTCGATCTCACCTTATCAACGGTTCCGCTCCGTTCGATGAACAAGCCTGTGGTCACTGTGTCGCCATTTTTAACGGCAGAGGAACGGCAGAAAGTCCAAAGTGTCTTAGCGACGCTCGAGACCAACAACGCGATATCCCCGCCGAGGCCAACAAACGACCTGCCCCCTGATGGTGTTCAGGCAGTCCAACTGAGTCAAATGGTCGGGCTGCGCGAAGTGTCCTGCCAGAGCATGGCGGAGTTGGTCCAGCAGATATCCGAGGAAATGGCAGCTGAAGGCGTAGTCACAAATCGAGACGTCCTTGCCGCAACGATTCTAGAGAGAGAGCAAATGGGAAGCATTGTCTTGCCCGGCAAGGGCCTATCTGTTTTACACACGCGTACAGATGTGTTAACGCGACCGCAAATTCGCGTGTACCGTTTATCCACTGCAGTCGAGGTGCAGGGGGTTGCAAACACAACGGAGATTGTTGACACCGTACTGGTGTTGCTCGCTCGGATGAGTGAATCGCCATCAACCATTCGTTTGCTTGGCCGGCTCAGTTCAAGCCTGGTGACCGACGCTGATATGGTCGATGTGTTGCGCAGCGGAGGGTTAAAGACAGTCCAGCGACGGATTTTGCAATCGCTGGACAAAATTGAGGAGTGA
- a CDS encoding PTS mannitol transporter subunit IICB: protein MATQAMSQPVAKSSGKARAGVQRFGGFLAGMVMPNIPAFIAWGLITAFFIPTGWTPNAHVDQLVGPMVNMLLPILIGFTGGRLVAGNRGAVVGAIAAAGVAIGSSQPMFIGAMIMGPLGGYLIKQFDRLIEGRIKAGFEMLVNTFSAGILGALLAILAFLVIEPVMTVVSNALGAAAIWITSVHLLPLIAIFIEPGKVLFLNNAINHGILDPIGLQQAKETGKSIFFLLETDPGPGLGILLAYWAFAKGSVRQSAPGAIIIQFFGGIHEIYFPYILMKPVLVLAVILGGISADATFMMLHAGLVATASPGSIFAEMAMSPKGGFLPVLTGIFVGAVVSFLVASFFIARSKTEMSDDTLSFAQSIVADMKAESKGQPRTSNAAVANAPGASEAATASNAARDDDGLTAVPERVIFACEAGMGSSAMGASILKKTLREAGYEISVDHLPVNQLPKDAEVVFTQNSLSARARQVAPSAKIYIVDNFLNKGTYQQLVDDLNRLK, encoded by the coding sequence ATGGCTACTCAGGCAATGTCGCAACCTGTGGCCAAGTCCAGCGGCAAAGCACGGGCGGGTGTGCAGCGTTTCGGTGGATTTCTTGCCGGTATGGTGATGCCGAATATCCCGGCATTTATCGCATGGGGCCTCATTACAGCATTTTTCATTCCGACCGGTTGGACGCCAAACGCGCATGTTGACCAGCTCGTAGGTCCGATGGTGAACATGTTACTTCCGATTTTAATCGGGTTCACAGGAGGACGCCTCGTAGCTGGAAACCGCGGTGCGGTCGTTGGGGCGATTGCAGCGGCAGGCGTGGCGATTGGCTCCTCACAGCCGATGTTTATCGGAGCCATGATTATGGGGCCGCTTGGTGGGTATCTCATCAAGCAATTTGACAGGCTCATAGAAGGAAGAATCAAGGCAGGATTTGAGATGTTGGTCAATACGTTCTCTGCCGGCATTCTCGGAGCCCTTCTCGCAATCTTGGCCTTCCTCGTGATTGAGCCAGTGATGACGGTTGTCTCGAATGCTCTCGGAGCAGCGGCAATATGGATTACGAGCGTTCACCTGCTTCCGCTGATTGCTATCTTCATTGAACCAGGAAAGGTTCTGTTCCTGAACAATGCTATCAACCATGGCATTCTCGATCCGATTGGCTTGCAACAGGCAAAAGAGACTGGAAAGTCGATTTTCTTCCTGCTCGAGACGGATCCGGGTCCCGGTCTTGGCATTCTCCTGGCGTATTGGGCGTTTGCGAAAGGGTCTGTGAGACAGTCTGCTCCTGGTGCGATTATCATTCAGTTCTTTGGTGGAATTCATGAGATTTATTTCCCTTACATTCTGATGAAGCCTGTGCTGGTCTTGGCAGTGATTCTTGGCGGCATCAGCGCTGACGCGACATTCATGATGTTGCATGCGGGGCTTGTTGCTACGGCTTCTCCGGGAAGTATTTTCGCGGAAATGGCGATGTCTCCAAAGGGAGGATTCCTCCCTGTTCTGACAGGCATCTTTGTCGGCGCCGTGGTTTCGTTCTTGGTGGCTTCGTTCTTCATCGCACGATCTAAAACCGAGATGAGCGACGACACCTTGTCGTTTGCGCAATCCATCGTTGCTGACATGAAAGCCGAGAGTAAGGGGCAGCCAAGAACTTCAAATGCCGCGGTTGCCAACGCACCCGGTGCGTCCGAGGCTGCGACTGCTTCAAATGCTGCGCGTGACGATGACGGTTTGACCGCAGTCCCAGAGCGCGTCATCTTTGCCTGCGAGGCTGGCATGGGTTCGAGTGCCATGGGGGCGTCGATTCTGAAGAAGACGCTGCGCGAAGCCGGGTATGAGATTTCGGTGGACCATCTGCCTGTCAATCAGTTGCCAAAGGACGCAGAGGTGGTCTTTACGCAGAACAGTTTGTCAGCACGCGCCAGGCAAGTTGCCCCGAGTGCTAAGATTTACATCGTAGACAACTTCCTCAACAAAGGCACGTATCAACAGCTTGTCGACGATTTAAATCGGCTGAAGTAA
- a CDS encoding PTS sugar transporter subunit IIA codes for MSILQPKNILQPENVLLHLPSEKSTDAIQRVGNILVANGYVEEPYVEGMLKREESMTTYIGNGVAIPHSMPEYVSHILKSGIVVAQYPDGVDFGTGNIARLVIGIAGRGEEHMEVLSQIATVCMDEENVDRLVHAKTAQEVIDVVGEAQ; via the coding sequence ATGAGCATCCTTCAACCAAAGAACATCTTACAACCAGAAAATGTTTTGCTTCATCTGCCTTCTGAAAAGAGCACCGACGCCATTCAACGAGTGGGCAACATTTTGGTGGCCAATGGCTACGTGGAAGAGCCATACGTGGAAGGCATGCTAAAGCGCGAAGAATCGATGACGACCTACATTGGCAACGGCGTTGCGATTCCGCACAGCATGCCTGAATACGTTTCGCACATTCTCAAATCTGGAATTGTTGTGGCCCAGTATCCGGATGGTGTGGATTTTGGCACTGGGAACATCGCCCGACTCGTGATTGGCATTGCGGGGCGCGGCGAGGAGCACATGGAGGTTCTGTCTCAAATTGCCACGGTTTGCATGGATGAGGAGAACGTGGATAGGCTGGTTCATGCGAAAACCGCGCAGGAAGTCATTGATGTGGTAGGCGAAGCACAGTGA